Proteins from a genomic interval of Manduca sexta isolate Smith_Timp_Sample1 unplaced genomic scaffold, JHU_Msex_v1.0 HiC_scaffold_922, whole genome shotgun sequence:
- the LOC119193693 gene encoding uncharacterized protein LOC119193693 yields MKIQKPKPKVTRLAILTLTCKSTPAKIKNQYCSLGGSVEAAGLESICWDWEAATIKPMSEFVLLNSMSNIKHYIEYSRNYLLQKDNYCKDVITWTIVNVLNLQGEKVNRTLYSDESCLQNFQLPELRFRLKLKCCVHTNDIKLYYFLPTPATLSYEISASRIQGVVLAKANEHCIPANKWLYLTTLNSSINNTTWQRNYQNFGKEIPILFKFKVSFHNTNFNYMDELSKDFGKLLRDELLSDVTIKSAEGLEFKVHKCILGSRSAVLRAYFIHDNTESYTNTVESPFEGHVLQDVLMFIYSNKVLRAGEIPDKLLEAADYYQLDMLKHLCTQKLYEKLTPENAIDTLLLADRHHADSLKDLTLMFLKDKAIGLLKQSETWAKIESVSLLKYICKWLVENDDDGYTDQNNS; encoded by the exons ATGAAGATACAAAAACCCAAACCAAAAGTCACCAGGTTGGCAATATTAACACTGACCTGCAAATCCACACCTGCAAAAATAAAGAATcagtact GCTCTTTGGGTGGTTCTGTGGAAGCAGCCGGCTTGGAGTCCATTTGCTGGGATTGGGAAGCTGCTACG ATCAAACCAATGTCTGAGTTTGTGCTTTTAAACAGCATGTCgaacataaaacattacataGAATACAGCAGGAACTATTTATTGCAAAAGGACAATTATTGTAAAGACGTCATTACATGGACCATAGTAAATGTTCTAAATCTACAGGGCGAAAAGGTGAATAGAACTCTTTACTCTGACGAATCCTGCCTACAGAACTTTCAACTTCCGGAGCTCAGATTCCGATTAAAACTTAAATGTTGTGTTCATACCAAtgacataaaattatactattttttaccAACACCTGCTACTTTGAGCTATGAAATAAGTGCTAGTCGTATCCAGGGCGTTGTTTTAGCAAAGGCAAATGAACATTGCATACCAGCAAATAAGTGGTTATACTTGACCACTTTAAATAGCAGCATAAACAATACAACTTGGCAGcgtaattatcaaaattttggCAAGGAAATACCCATTCTGTTTAAATTTAAGGTTTCATTtcataacacaaattttaattatatggaTGAGTTAAGCAAAGACTTTGGAAAGTTACTTCGTGATGAATTATTGTCTGATGTGACTATAAAGTCTGCAGAAGGCCTTGAGTTTAAAGTCCACAAGTGTATATTAGGGAGCCGGAGTGCAGTTCTTAGAGCGTATTTCATACATGACAATACTGAGAGTTACACAAATACAGTTGAGTCTCCATTCGAGGGACATGTGTTACAGGATGTACTGATGTTTATATACAGTAATAAAGTTTTAAGAGCTGGTGAAATACCAGACAAGCTGTTGGAAGCTGCTGACTATTACCAACTTGACATGCTCAAACATTTGTGTacacaaaaattatatgaaaagcTCACCCCCGAGAATGCCATAGACACACTACTACTAGCCGATAGACATCATGCTGACTCATTAAAGGATTTGACGTTGATGTTCCTTAAAGATAAGGCAATAGGATTGTTAAAACAATCTGAGACATGGGCTAAAATTGAATCTGTTTCTCtgttaaaatacatttgtaaatgGTTGGTGgaaaatgatgatgatggttaCACAGACCAAAATAattcatag
- the LOC119193694 gene encoding LOW QUALITY PROTEIN: RNA-binding protein 5-like (The sequence of the model RefSeq protein was modified relative to this genomic sequence to represent the inferred CDS: inserted 1 base in 1 codon; deleted 2 bases in 2 codons): MSWRGREDRGTRWESEDRWENRARSPVWEPRRSDSRDSPRRSPDRHRHTRDDRRERYERDYRRHERRDRDRDRDRKRSPKRYDDNVPYAPSPPSISNKSSRSSSRSDSRDKDRHDDYDKDKYGQDDQSLNASPGDWICKCGSYNFKRRQVCYRRTCNGKRSEGVIYGGDGDKSNLSENAGITKRLLFRRLDALTTEEKILEAIKERCSKSVLDSIAGITIGRETLTGASKCLAYINFNSIADSTAAHSEFVHLQPPLQIDGREVLVSYYNEPKKIPKPTNLDYSSYYSQMSNYSTSQAMSEADRVNAAAAVAQSAISAAQARHLAWTPVPASXVASTTQSNPAIKAPTGDGKTKYTAPDVRTFMYDETSGYYYDPATGLYYDGNTQYFYNSQTNQYMYWDGTTSTYVAASQSQQMDSKPAASTEPPKEPEEKKKKDKEDKVKVAKKIAKDMERWARTLNQKKENARSNIVMEQPLDTGSSKGSADIGFSVLGAGPSITHVREISPSPAAPDEFLVKKVTEPIDDNDDGIIDWSKLTCLLCKRRFPSADVLTKHKTFSELHKQNLAEHRKINELLPQSNGYRDRAAERRMKFGEDDTPIIRKRYEPPEVTTPVSAHPPPSVVDTIGGKMLQKMGWSEGRGLGKTEQGRIAPIEAEQRLGLAGLGQKRGIYTPTPGETYRDTVKKLMIARYKEVVGQEEGQ; this comes from the exons ATGTCGTGGCGGGGGCGCGAAGACCGTGGCACGAGATGGGAGTCCGAAGACAGGTGGGAAAATCGTGCACGCTCGCCCGTGTGGGAACCGCGTCGCAGCGACTCGCGCGACAGTCCGAGGCGGTCCCCTGACCGGCACCGCCACACCAGAGACGATCGCCGCGAGCGGTACGAGCGCGATTACCGCCGGCACGAAAGGCGCGACCGTGACCGCGACCGCGATCGCAAACGTTCTCCCAAACGTTACGATGATAACGTACCCTACGCCCCTTCCCCTCCCAGCATTAGCAATAAGAGTTCGCGCTCCAGTAGTCGCTCGGACAGCCGAGACAAAGACCGTCATGACGATTACGACAAAGACAAGTACGGTCAGGACGATCAGTCGTTGAATGCCTCTCCAGGTGACTGGATTTGCAAATGTGGTTCGTACAACTTTAAACGCCGTCAGGTATGCTATCGCCGAACTTGCAATGGCAAGCGGTCTGAGGGAGTGATTTACGGCGGAGACGGAGACAAGAGTAACCTGAGCGAGAACGCCGGGATAACAAAGCGGCTGCTATTCCGCCGTCTGGATGCTTTAACTACTGAAGAGAAGATCTTGGAAGCCATAAAAGAACGCTGTTCTAAATCTGTGTTAGATTCTATTGCTGGCATCACTATTGGTAGAGAAACTTTGACCGGAGCGTCCAAATGTTTagcttatattaattttaactccATAGCTGACTCTACCGCAGCTCATTCTGAGTTTGTTCACTTGCAACCTCCCCTGCAGATTGATGGCCGAGAAGTTCTGGTCAGTTATTATAATGAACCTAAAAAAATTCCAAAACCCACTAATTTAGATTATTCTTCTTATTACTCCCAAATGTCCAATTATTCAACATCTCAGGCTATGTCTGAAGCGGACAGGGTGAATGCAGCTGCTGCTGTGGCCCAGTCTGCCATTTCCGCTGCACAGGCTAGACATTTGGCATGGACTCCAGTCCCAGCCT TTGTAGCTTCTACTACTCAAAGCAATCCTGCAATTAAAGCACCCACTGGTGATGGCAAGACCAAGTATACAGCACCTGATGTACGC ACATTTATGTATGATGAAACATCTGGCTATTACTATGATCCTGCCACAGGTCTTTATTATGATGGCAACACACAGTATTTCTACAACAGCCAAACTAACCAGTACATGTATTGGGACGGTACCACATCAACTTAC GTAGCAGCTTCCCAATCCCAGCAAATGGACTCCAAGCCGGCTGCTTCCACAGAACCACCCAAAGAGCCTgaagaaaagaaaaagaaggACAAAGAAGACAAAGTGAAAGTTGCTAAAAAGATTGCAAAAGACATGGAGAGGTGGGCGCGGACATTAAACCAAAAGAAGGAAAATGCCCGTAGTAATATAGTGATGGAGCAACCACTAGACACCGGCTCCAGTAAAGGTTCAGCAGACATTGGCTTCTCTGTATTGGGGGCCGGGCCGTCCATCACACACGTTAGGGAAATATCACCTTCACCAGCTGCTCCTGATGAATTCCTGGTTAAAAAAGTCACTGAGCCAATTGATGACAATGATGATGGGATTATAGACTGGTCTAAACTCACTTGTCTATTGTGCAAGAGAAGATTCCCATCTGCAGATGTGCTCACCAAACACAAGACATTCTCTGAACTTCACAAACAAAACCTAGCTGAACATAGAaagataaatgaattattaCCACAATCAAATGGTTACCGAGATAGAGCTGCTgagcgaaggatgaaatttggtgAAGATGATACTCCAATAATTAGAAAACGTTATGAGCCTCCTGAAGTAACTACACCAGTATCTGCACACCCTCCTCCATCTGTGGTAGACACTATTGGGGGTAAAATGCTCCAGAAAATGGGGTGGTCTGAGGGAAGAGGACTAGGTAAGACTGAACAAGGGAGAATAGCTCCTATAGAAGCAGAACAGAGACTTGGACTGGCCGGTCTGGGACAGAAAAGAGGCATCTACACACCCACTCCAGGAGAGACATACCGAGACACAGTGAAAAAGCTGATGATTGCAAGATATAAGGAAGTTGTCGGCCAAGAGGAAGGGCAATAG